A single Endozoicomonas sp. NE40 DNA region contains:
- a CDS encoding UDP-2,3-diacylglucosamine diphosphatase, with protein MQAQFISDLHLTPERPDIARAFLRFMDEQAPKGDALYILGDFFEYWVGDDAMEPFHQEIADKLRCYTDAGHQLFFMPGNRDFAVGRRFLRQTGARWLQDPCTIELNGEKTLLMHGDLLCTDDEQYQKYRRRIRHPLVLGFLRLLPLSYRKKLAGRIRANSQKAKSGKRLEIMDVNRGEVIRVMEQYRVKTLIHGHTHRPDIHAVTLSNGTGQRIVLGDWDRFGWVLSSADGLHQQRFNL; from the coding sequence ATGCAGGCGCAGTTCATTTCCGACCTGCACCTGACCCCCGAACGCCCGGACATAGCCCGGGCGTTTTTGCGCTTTATGGATGAACAGGCTCCGAAAGGCGATGCCCTTTACATTCTTGGAGACTTCTTCGAGTACTGGGTGGGAGATGATGCCATGGAGCCTTTCCACCAGGAAATCGCAGATAAGCTCAGGTGCTACACCGATGCAGGTCATCAACTCTTCTTTATGCCCGGCAACCGGGACTTCGCAGTCGGGCGCCGCTTCCTGAGGCAAACCGGTGCCCGGTGGCTGCAAGACCCCTGCACCATTGAACTGAACGGTGAAAAGACCCTGCTGATGCATGGCGATCTGCTGTGTACTGACGATGAGCAATACCAGAAATACCGCAGGCGTATTCGCCACCCTCTGGTTCTGGGCTTTTTACGACTTCTGCCCCTGAGCTACCGCAAAAAACTCGCTGGCCGAATTCGCGCCAACAGCCAGAAAGCAAAGTCTGGCAAAAGACTTGAAATCATGGATGTAAACCGTGGTGAAGTCATCAGGGTTATGGAGCAATACAGGGTAAAAACCCTGATTCATGGCCATACCCATCGTCCCGACATCCACGCCGTAACGTTATCCAACGGTACTGGTCAACGCATTGTACTGGGCGACTGGGACCGGTTTGGCTGGGTGCTTTCCAGTGCCGACGGATTGCACCAGCAACGTTTCAATCTTTGA
- a CDS encoding peptidylprolyl isomerase: protein MVVLHTNFGDIKLELDAEKAPKTTANFEEYVKSGHFDGTIFHRIIDGFMIQGGGFEPGMVQKSTNAPIENEADNGLKNDRYTVAMARTMDPHSASSQFFINVADNSFLNHTGKTQDGWGYCVFGKVTEGTGIVDKIKGAKTTFRAGHQDVPVEDVVIESAELV from the coding sequence ATGGTTGTACTGCATACCAATTTCGGCGACATCAAGCTGGAACTGGACGCTGAAAAAGCGCCTAAAACGACTGCAAACTTCGAAGAGTATGTGAAGAGCGGTCATTTCGACGGCACAATCTTTCATCGCATCATTGACGGATTTATGATTCAGGGTGGTGGTTTTGAGCCAGGCATGGTTCAGAAGTCTACCAATGCCCCCATTGAAAACGAAGCAGACAACGGCCTCAAGAACGACCGTTACACCGTTGCCATGGCTCGCACCATGGACCCACACTCAGCTTCCTCCCAGTTTTTCATCAACGTTGCCGACAACAGTTTCCTGAACCACACCGGCAAAACGCAGGACGGCTGGGGCTACTGCGTATTTGGCAAGGTCACTGAAGGTACCGGAATCGTTGACAAGATCAAGGGCGCGAAAACCACTTTCCGGGCTGGCCATCAGGACGTACCGGTTGAAGACGTGGTGATCGAGTCTGCGGAACTGGTGTAA
- a CDS encoding SET domain-containing protein, translated as MSPSNPPTSIACQMARVSTAQPDTKKSNAGLPVQATSTTLPSVRGKQADSRRIPKARKRTCQLMDNTANPNGPQSSKKKRRLPDKKDLYSIGHGLTVSESTIAGAGNGLFADQDIDKGEFITWYGGPVINVDSEEREKLSEHYEDWSHLAGIDRHTVIQSPKQPEPGMGGGGFINDGINIFTPPNVTFVPISERQCIYIKSLRPIDKGEELFVSYGTDYWKRFQDQFPDDYQKFFAPQLRNRKEARKLLDRHSSHMQSVTRSLKKNPLPLIPEWQDSAQGWSSAIARYALHKAGVTDRQMLNPSVLRKLNSSSNEYFNSVAHYASSLKVEPKRIADSWNNKARNEPLSIPGNGVFKPADRWQAAHIHIFCTLLKPEYHLDTVQLKNCLKVLDPSTALYEYFLDNYIRSVTKLEPGGLIDFNTPEDKKLKKKLDKNFRDITPPQSYRGQPFTANQPAPKKQGWSLWTLPMIYQLLRQYGITVKEHDDTKNSYLSDLVEHAGKSTVQDELQYFQTLKNWAQQRNFNFMRIPQSFSEKLKKTGSPESHGTSDSTCFPFKKTEGLNLNNYKYISSALFLQYIEHFGFDDPGIVNSLSSATIYRSLALFHQPVSPTLSALYEQLFSLAWRNLPNKHAALIIMKRYPDLALPCSVEKLPFGQAFETLKKKGLEFESQIKDQASGNEKRLSTAAEVEPDTRPPFTPTPETPKMP; from the coding sequence ATGTCCCCATCCAACCCTCCTACATCTATTGCCTGCCAGATGGCCCGGGTGAGTACTGCACAACCTGACACCAAAAAGAGCAACGCAGGATTGCCTGTGCAAGCTACCAGTACAACCTTACCATCTGTCCGGGGTAAACAAGCTGACTCTCGCAGAATACCGAAAGCTCGCAAGCGTACCTGCCAGCTGATGGACAACACTGCAAATCCTAACGGCCCTCAGTCTTCCAAAAAAAAGAGACGCCTCCCAGACAAAAAAGACCTTTACTCCATTGGTCATGGCCTCACCGTTTCAGAGAGTACCATTGCGGGTGCCGGCAACGGACTGTTTGCTGACCAGGACATTGATAAAGGTGAATTCATCACCTGGTACGGCGGGCCTGTCATTAACGTCGACAGTGAAGAACGTGAAAAACTGTCTGAGCATTATGAAGACTGGAGCCATCTGGCCGGTATTGACAGGCACACTGTCATTCAATCTCCAAAACAACCCGAGCCGGGAATGGGAGGGGGTGGTTTTATAAATGATGGAATCAATATTTTCACTCCCCCAAACGTTACTTTTGTTCCCATTTCCGAACGTCAGTGCATCTATATTAAGTCGTTGCGACCTATCGATAAGGGGGAAGAGCTGTTCGTTTCTTACGGAACCGATTACTGGAAGCGTTTTCAGGATCAATTTCCCGACGACTATCAAAAATTTTTTGCCCCACAGCTCCGAAACAGGAAAGAGGCCAGAAAACTGCTTGACCGCCACTCCAGTCACATGCAAAGCGTGACCAGATCACTCAAAAAAAATCCACTTCCGCTCATTCCTGAATGGCAGGATTCAGCTCAGGGGTGGTCTTCTGCGATTGCCCGATACGCACTGCACAAAGCCGGAGTGACAGACAGACAAATGCTCAACCCGTCGGTATTGCGAAAGCTGAATAGTTCATCCAATGAATATTTTAATTCTGTTGCCCATTACGCCAGCTCACTGAAAGTAGAACCGAAAAGAATTGCTGACAGCTGGAACAATAAAGCCAGAAATGAACCACTTTCGATTCCTGGCAATGGCGTGTTCAAACCGGCTGACCGGTGGCAGGCAGCACACATACACATTTTCTGTACGCTTTTAAAACCTGAATACCACCTGGATACCGTACAGTTAAAAAACTGTCTGAAGGTGCTGGATCCCTCCACTGCCCTTTATGAATACTTTCTGGATAATTACATAAGGTCTGTGACAAAGCTGGAACCCGGTGGCCTGATTGACTTTAATACACCCGAAGATAAAAAACTGAAAAAAAAACTGGATAAAAATTTCAGGGATATTACCCCGCCTCAGAGTTACAGGGGGCAACCTTTCACAGCCAACCAGCCCGCCCCCAAAAAACAGGGCTGGTCTCTCTGGACACTGCCCATGATTTATCAGCTCTTAAGACAGTACGGCATCACTGTGAAGGAGCATGATGACACAAAAAACAGCTACTTGAGTGACCTTGTTGAGCATGCCGGCAAAAGTACTGTGCAGGATGAACTCCAATATTTTCAGACCCTTAAGAACTGGGCTCAGCAGCGAAACTTCAATTTTATGCGCATTCCACAGAGTTTTTCAGAGAAACTTAAAAAAACCGGTTCACCAGAGTCTCACGGTACGTCTGACTCGACCTGCTTTCCTTTCAAAAAAACAGAGGGGTTAAACCTGAATAACTACAAGTACATATCAAGCGCACTATTTCTACAATATATCGAACACTTTGGGTTTGATGACCCCGGGATCGTTAACAGCCTCAGCAGTGCAACGATATACAGATCACTGGCTTTATTTCACCAACCGGTCAGTCCGACATTATCTGCGCTCTATGAACAACTGTTTTCCCTGGCATGGAGAAACCTGCCGAACAAGCATGCGGCCTTGATAATCATGAAAAGGTATCCCGATTTAGCCTTACCCTGCTCAGTGGAAAAACTGCCTTTTGGGCAAGCCTTTGAAACACTTAAGAAAAAAGGCCTTGAGTTTGAAAGCCAGATCAAAGACCAGGCTTCTGGTAACGAAAAACGACTCTCTACGGCTGCTGAAGTCGAACCAGATACCCGCCCCCCTTTTACACCGACGCCAGAAACACCTAAAATGCCTTGA
- a CDS encoding glutamine--tRNA ligase/YqeY domain fusion protein, translating into MSTTDKPSNFLEQIIEKDLAEGVVTSIHTRFPPEPNGFLHVGHATSICLNFGLAEKFGGQCNLRFDDTNPEKEEQKYVDSIREDVKWLGFQWSGEVRYASSYFDTFYEWAVHLIREGKAYVDHQDAESMARNRGDFKTPGVETEDRKRSVEENLAEFEKMRAGEYEEGSCSLRAKIDLQHPNMNMRDPVLYRIRKQSHHQTGDKWCIYPSYDFAHGQEDAIEGITHSICTLEFQDHRPLYEWFIENLPVPHKPRQYEFARTNLNYTITSKRKLKRLVDENFVTGWEDPRMPTVSGMRRRGYTPASIRKFSDMVGVSRTDGIADISMLEHAIRDDLNQNAPRGMAVLNPLKVVITNLPEGEVQEMTAPMHPNKEMGERTLPFTRELYIDRADFTEDTTLSRKKFKRLVKGEYVRLRSAYVIKNDDVIKDENGEIVEIHCSYVPGTVGENPPEGVKPRGVIQWVSASHGKQVELRLYDRLFNHQAPDKGEEDFITHLNPNSLEVKQAWVEPGLANAEPEQGFQFEREGYFVADRYDHSPEHPVFNLTIGLKDTWASKA; encoded by the coding sequence ATGAGCACAACAGACAAACCGAGTAACTTTCTGGAGCAGATCATTGAAAAAGATCTGGCCGAAGGTGTAGTAACTTCTATCCATACACGTTTCCCGCCAGAGCCTAATGGCTTTCTGCACGTGGGCCACGCGACTTCTATCTGTTTGAATTTTGGCCTGGCCGAAAAATTCGGTGGGCAGTGTAATCTGCGTTTTGACGATACCAACCCTGAGAAGGAAGAGCAGAAGTACGTCGACAGCATCCGGGAAGATGTAAAATGGCTTGGTTTCCAGTGGAGTGGCGAGGTTCGTTATGCCTCCAGTTACTTCGACACGTTCTACGAATGGGCTGTTCACCTGATCAGGGAAGGCAAGGCCTACGTTGACCATCAGGATGCAGAGTCCATGGCGCGAAACCGTGGTGACTTTAAAACGCCCGGCGTTGAAACCGAAGATCGCAAACGTTCAGTCGAAGAGAACCTGGCTGAGTTTGAAAAAATGCGTGCCGGTGAATACGAAGAAGGCAGTTGCAGCCTGCGTGCCAAAATCGACCTGCAGCACCCGAACATGAATATGCGTGATCCGGTGCTGTACCGTATCCGCAAACAGAGCCATCACCAGACCGGTGACAAGTGGTGCATCTACCCAAGCTATGACTTTGCCCATGGTCAGGAAGATGCCATTGAGGGCATTACCCACTCCATCTGTACGCTGGAGTTTCAGGACCATCGTCCGCTGTATGAATGGTTTATTGAAAACCTGCCAGTGCCGCACAAGCCGCGGCAGTATGAATTTGCCCGCACCAACCTTAACTACACCATCACTTCCAAGCGCAAGCTGAAGCGTCTGGTGGATGAGAACTTTGTCACCGGCTGGGAAGACCCACGTATGCCAACGGTGTCCGGTATGCGTCGCCGTGGTTACACGCCGGCTTCCATTCGCAAGTTCTCCGATATGGTGGGTGTCAGCCGTACTGATGGTATTGCGGATATTTCCATGCTGGAACACGCTATCCGTGACGACCTGAACCAGAATGCCCCTCGTGGCATGGCAGTGCTGAATCCATTGAAAGTGGTCATTACCAACCTGCCGGAAGGCGAGGTTCAGGAAATGACTGCACCCATGCATCCGAATAAGGAGATGGGTGAGCGTACCCTGCCGTTCACCCGTGAGCTGTATATTGACCGCGCTGACTTTACCGAAGACACCACCCTGTCCCGCAAGAAGTTCAAGCGTCTGGTAAAGGGTGAGTATGTGCGTCTGCGCAGTGCTTACGTGATAAAAAACGATGACGTGATCAAGGATGAGAACGGTGAGATTGTTGAAATTCACTGTTCTTATGTGCCGGGTACCGTGGGTGAAAATCCGCCGGAAGGGGTGAAACCTCGCGGTGTGATCCAGTGGGTGTCCGCGAGCCACGGCAAGCAGGTTGAACTGCGACTGTACGATCGTCTGTTTAACCATCAGGCACCGGACAAGGGCGAAGAAGATTTTATTACCCATCTCAACCCGAACTCTCTGGAAGTGAAGCAGGCATGGGTTGAGCCGGGTCTGGCCAATGCTGAGCCGGAACAGGGTTTCCAGTTTGAACGTGAAGGTTATTTTGTGGCGGATCGTTACGATCATAGCCCGGAACATCCGGTGTTCAATCTGACGATTGGTCTGAAAGATACCTGGGCCAGTAAGGCCTGA
- the cysS gene encoding cysteine--tRNA ligase, giving the protein MQIYNSLTRKKEPFQPIDENHVRMYVCGMTVYDFCHIGHARTVTAFDVVARYLRAKGYNLTYVRNVTDIDDKIIKRAIESNETIDVLTDRMIAAMREDFARLGNLPPDQEPRATEHVQGMIEMISGLIEKGFAYAPGNGDVYYRVRKFEGYGKLSGKVLEELEAGARIDVEESKEDPMDFVLWKGAKEGEPFWASPWGNGRPGWHIECSVMGKCCLGDTFDIHGGGSDLKFPHHENEIAQSEAHNDATFVNTWMHSGAIRIDNVKMSKSLGNFFTIREVLEQFPDEVVRYFLISSHYRSPVNYSQESLKEAAVRLERLYTALKGLELNGVEAAAESGFEQRFFAAMDDDFNTPVALAVLFDLVRELNRVRAEDEQQALPLAALLVKLGGILGIVQGDAEAFLKSGSDLDEAWIETMIQKRADAKKARDFAECDRIRDELAAQGISLQDGPQGTTWRVDR; this is encoded by the coding sequence CTGCAGATTTATAACTCTCTGACTCGAAAGAAAGAGCCGTTTCAGCCTATCGACGAAAACCATGTGCGCATGTACGTGTGTGGTATGACGGTATATGACTTCTGTCATATTGGTCATGCCCGTACTGTGACAGCTTTTGATGTGGTAGCGCGGTATCTGCGTGCGAAAGGTTATAACCTGACCTATGTGCGCAATGTGACCGATATCGACGACAAGATTATCAAGCGCGCTATCGAGAGCAATGAAACCATTGATGTGCTGACCGATCGTATGATCGCTGCCATGCGGGAAGACTTCGCCCGTCTGGGCAACCTGCCGCCGGATCAGGAGCCTCGCGCAACTGAACATGTGCAGGGGATGATTGAGATGATCAGCGGTCTGATCGAAAAAGGTTTTGCCTACGCGCCGGGCAATGGCGATGTGTACTATCGAGTACGCAAGTTTGAAGGCTACGGTAAGCTTTCCGGCAAGGTGCTGGAAGAGCTGGAAGCCGGTGCGCGTATTGATGTCGAAGAGAGCAAGGAAGATCCGATGGACTTTGTACTCTGGAAAGGCGCTAAAGAAGGCGAGCCTTTCTGGGCATCTCCATGGGGCAATGGTCGTCCGGGCTGGCACATTGAGTGCTCGGTGATGGGCAAGTGCTGCCTGGGTGATACCTTCGATATTCACGGTGGTGGTTCTGACCTGAAGTTCCCGCATCATGAAAACGAAATTGCACAGTCTGAAGCGCACAATGACGCAACCTTTGTGAACACCTGGATGCATTCCGGTGCGATTCGCATCGATAATGTGAAAATGTCCAAGAGTCTGGGTAACTTCTTTACCATCCGTGAGGTGCTGGAGCAGTTCCCGGATGAGGTGGTTCGCTACTTCCTGATCTCTTCACACTATCGCAGTCCGGTGAATTACTCTCAGGAAAGCCTGAAAGAAGCGGCTGTTCGTCTTGAGCGTCTTTACACGGCCCTGAAAGGTCTGGAGCTGAATGGTGTTGAAGCAGCGGCTGAGTCCGGGTTCGAACAGCGTTTCTTCGCAGCAATGGACGATGACTTTAATACTCCGGTAGCACTGGCGGTACTGTTTGATCTGGTACGTGAGCTGAACCGTGTTCGTGCAGAGGATGAGCAGCAGGCATTGCCTCTGGCAGCGTTGCTGGTGAAGCTGGGTGGTATTTTGGGTATTGTTCAGGGAGATGCTGAAGCCTTCCTGAAATCAGGCAGTGATCTGGATGAAGCCTGGATCGAAACGATGATTCAGAAGCGTGCTGACGCTAAGAAAGCCCGTGATTTTGCTGAGTGTGACCGTATTCGTGATGAGCTGGCAGCCCAGGGTATCAGTTTGCAGGATGGTCCCCAGGGAACGACCTGGCGTGTTGATCGCTGA